Proteins encoded by one window of Bradyrhizobium sp. B097:
- the acdA gene encoding 3-sulfinopropanoyl-CoA desulfinase — translation MQMKLSAEHLKLRAAARELAEAEFAPKAAEIDRTEAYPFDNVAALKQAGFMGYTIPREYGGRGGSFFEAALIIEEMARVCGATGRITVEANMGAISAVMQYGTEKQKRLSAELVLAGDKPAICITEPNAGSAATEMTTRADKRGGSYIINGKKHWITGGGVSKLHLIFARVFDQAGVEQGIGGFIAVAGTPGLIVGKREPAMGLRGIPETEIIFNDLEIKEDMLVLPPHGLRRGFADLINAYNSQRVGAGTVALGIAQGAFEKAVAFVKEREQFGRPIAEFQGLQWMVADMAVAVNAARLSLHQAALSADPFPDPLLAAQAKIIASDTANAVTNQALQLFGARGYSRNYPMERAVRDARMFTIAGGTAQVLRTLVASRVLDMKLPQTRGGYSRATTTLRDAAE, via the coding sequence ATGCAGATGAAGTTGTCAGCCGAACACCTGAAGCTTCGGGCCGCTGCGCGCGAGCTGGCTGAGGCCGAGTTCGCTCCAAAGGCGGCGGAAATCGACAGGACGGAGGCCTACCCCTTTGACAACGTGGCCGCGCTCAAGCAGGCCGGCTTCATGGGATATACAATTCCCAGGGAGTACGGCGGCCGCGGTGGCAGCTTTTTTGAGGCGGCTCTCATCATCGAAGAGATGGCTCGTGTGTGCGGTGCCACGGGACGGATTACCGTCGAAGCAAATATGGGCGCCATTTCGGCCGTGATGCAGTACGGCACCGAGAAGCAGAAGCGCTTGTCTGCGGAGCTGGTGCTCGCTGGTGACAAGCCCGCCATCTGTATCACCGAACCCAACGCCGGCTCGGCCGCGACCGAGATGACGACGCGCGCCGACAAGCGCGGCGGCAGCTACATTATCAATGGCAAAAAGCACTGGATCACGGGAGGCGGCGTTTCAAAGCTTCATTTGATCTTCGCCCGCGTATTCGATCAGGCCGGGGTCGAGCAGGGCATCGGTGGGTTCATCGCGGTAGCTGGCACTCCGGGATTGATTGTTGGCAAGCGCGAACCAGCCATGGGGCTGCGCGGAATTCCCGAGACAGAGATCATCTTTAATGATCTCGAGATCAAGGAGGACATGCTTGTCCTGCCGCCACACGGCCTGCGTCGCGGCTTCGCGGATCTGATCAACGCATACAACAGCCAGCGCGTCGGCGCCGGTACCGTCGCGCTCGGGATCGCGCAAGGAGCGTTCGAGAAGGCCGTGGCTTTCGTGAAGGAGCGCGAACAGTTCGGACGGCCCATCGCCGAATTTCAGGGCCTGCAATGGATGGTTGCCGATATGGCTGTCGCCGTTAACGCGGCGCGGCTTTCGCTCCATCAAGCCGCATTGAGCGCCGACCCGTTTCCCGATCCTCTGCTGGCGGCTCAGGCGAAGATTATCGCGTCGGACACCGCCAACGCCGTCACAAATCAGGCGCTGCAGCTCTTCGGAGCTCGCGGTTATTCGCGGAACTATCCGATGGAACGCGCGGTCAGGGATGCCCGTATGTTCACGATTGCCGGCGGGACGGCGCAAGTGCTGCGGACGTTGGTCGCCTCTCGGGTGCTGGACATGAAGCTTCCACAAACCCGCGGAGGCTACAGCAGGGCGACTACCACGCTGCGTGATGCGGCTGAGTGA
- a CDS encoding LysR family transcriptional regulator yields the protein MNGPNLQNVATFLKVADLGGFASAGRELGVTQSTVSRRVADLENHLGTKLLERTTRRLILTEAGARYCEAVRALVAGLAEADADLNDDRGHAQGALRITAPLGYGRTRVLPALARFAESYPQVHLQVDFFDRYADLLADGYDFAVRLAEPQVSGLDAKPVGWITPFLCATPKFLKSNSIRQPEDLQLELCLVQRTYTPRTVWSITHDGRLKHLQIKPRMILSNIYAIYDMALAGIGAAILPDFLVMDDLRSGRLTLVSSEVALAPVPIFLVWPSYKSHLPRIKALREFLFQALQN from the coding sequence ATGAATGGTCCCAATCTGCAGAACGTGGCCACGTTTCTTAAAGTGGCGGATCTGGGCGGGTTCGCGTCGGCAGGCAGGGAGTTGGGGGTCACGCAATCTACGGTTAGTCGGCGTGTGGCGGACCTCGAGAATCATCTAGGGACCAAATTACTGGAACGCACCACGAGGCGATTGATTCTCACGGAGGCGGGAGCCCGTTATTGTGAAGCTGTTCGAGCATTGGTTGCTGGGCTTGCGGAGGCTGACGCCGATCTCAACGATGATCGCGGTCACGCCCAGGGGGCGCTTCGGATAACCGCTCCCCTTGGATATGGTCGCACGCGAGTATTGCCGGCTCTTGCCCGTTTCGCAGAATCTTACCCTCAAGTTCACTTGCAAGTAGACTTTTTCGATCGCTATGCGGATCTGCTTGCAGACGGATATGATTTTGCCGTCAGATTGGCTGAACCTCAAGTGTCGGGGCTCGACGCCAAACCCGTCGGTTGGATAACGCCGTTCCTATGCGCAACACCCAAATTTCTGAAATCGAACTCCATCAGACAGCCCGAGGATCTGCAATTGGAGCTTTGCCTTGTCCAGCGTACCTACACGCCACGGACCGTATGGTCTATTACGCATGATGGGCGTTTAAAACATCTTCAGATAAAGCCGCGAATGATCTTGAGCAATATATATGCGATTTACGACATGGCTTTGGCGGGGATCGGCGCGGCCATCCTCCCCGACTTCTTGGTCATGGATGATCTAAGGTCGGGCCGATTGACGCTCGTGTCTTCGGAGGTGGCGCTAGCGCCAGTCCCGATATTCCTGGTCTGGCCGAGCTACAAGTCGCATCTGCCCAGGATCAAGGCGCTGCGAGAGTTTCTCTTTCAGGCTCTGCAAAACTGA
- a CDS encoding AMP-binding protein, which yields MNLIDFFDRGVDSYPERTALIFEERRWTYRELNELATRAAHGLRSLGVERETKCAVLSRNDPMAMVVLLGILKARGAWTPLHTADGDERILEMVQLFDVEVLFYQKEFERIVQLVRETNPAVKEFICIDGKSASAYDLAAWLETQPVDRIVLPWDPDAVCMLRGTGGTTGRPKGVMNTNRNFETAIANYRANLRFEDAPIFLATAPLSHAAGILALVVIAFAGTTVIQRKFDVREVMRGIGRHRASMLYLPPTAIYMLLSQPDVREHDYSSLKYFIYGAAPTSSAKLREAIEVFGPVMTQGYGQTEVPSSVTFMSPSDHFRADGSINEERLLSCGRQSPFVRVELMDDDGNIVPPGETGEIVVRGGLVMKGYYKNPEATEESFRYEWHHTGDIAYQDADGFIYICDRKKDMIITGGFNVYPLEVEQVIMSHASVQDCAVIGVPDERWGESIKAVVEVKLGMVVTDDELIALCKERIGSVKAPKSIEFVTSLPRSAVGKVMRSEVRKGYWDGQKRMVS from the coding sequence ATGAATCTGATCGACTTCTTCGACCGGGGTGTTGATTCCTATCCCGAGCGAACGGCTCTCATCTTTGAGGAAAGAAGGTGGACCTATCGTGAGCTGAATGAGCTCGCAACGCGCGCCGCTCACGGCTTGAGGTCATTGGGCGTCGAGCGCGAGACGAAATGTGCGGTGCTAAGTCGTAACGACCCCATGGCGATGGTCGTGCTTCTCGGCATTCTAAAAGCGCGCGGAGCGTGGACGCCGCTTCATACTGCGGACGGCGACGAGCGCATCTTGGAGATGGTCCAGCTCTTCGATGTCGAGGTGCTCTTCTACCAAAAGGAGTTCGAGCGGATCGTCCAACTCGTCCGAGAGACAAATCCGGCAGTCAAGGAATTCATCTGCATCGATGGTAAAAGTGCTTCAGCGTACGATCTCGCCGCTTGGCTCGAGACACAGCCGGTCGATCGTATTGTGTTGCCGTGGGATCCAGACGCCGTATGCATGTTACGTGGCACGGGAGGGACAACGGGACGGCCGAAGGGGGTCATGAATACCAATCGCAATTTTGAAACCGCGATCGCGAATTATAGGGCAAACCTCCGCTTCGAGGATGCTCCTATTTTCCTGGCGACCGCGCCCCTATCGCATGCGGCCGGAATTCTGGCGCTCGTCGTAATCGCCTTCGCGGGTACGACGGTAATTCAGCGGAAGTTCGATGTCCGAGAGGTCATGCGCGGTATCGGAAGGCATCGGGCGTCAATGCTCTATCTACCTCCGACTGCCATCTATATGCTGTTATCTCAGCCAGACGTGCGTGAGCACGATTACTCGTCGCTGAAGTACTTCATCTACGGTGCAGCACCGACATCCTCGGCTAAATTGCGCGAGGCCATCGAAGTCTTTGGGCCGGTCATGACCCAAGGATACGGTCAGACGGAGGTTCCATCCTCCGTGACGTTCATGAGTCCTTCGGATCATTTCCGGGCGGACGGTTCGATCAATGAGGAACGGCTCCTCAGTTGTGGTCGGCAATCACCGTTTGTCCGCGTTGAACTCATGGATGACGACGGAAATATAGTCCCGCCTGGTGAAACGGGCGAGATCGTGGTGCGGGGCGGTCTGGTGATGAAGGGTTATTACAAGAACCCGGAAGCAACCGAGGAATCCTTCCGTTACGAGTGGCATCACACGGGAGATATCGCATATCAGGACGCAGATGGCTTTATCTACATTTGCGACCGCAAGAAGGACATGATCATCACCGGCGGTTTCAATGTGTATCCGCTCGAGGTGGAGCAGGTCATTATGAGCCACGCAAGCGTACAGGATTGCGCTGTAATTGGTGTTCCGGACGAGCGTTGGGGTGAGTCGATCAAGGCAGTCGTCGAGGTCAAGCTTGGCATGGTTGTGACCGATGACGAACTCATCGCGCTTTGCAAGGAACGGATCGGAAGCGTGAAGGCCCCGAAGTCGATAGAGTTTGTGACATCGTTGCCGCGCAGCGCGGTCGGGAAGGTCATGCGGAGCGAGGTTCGCAAGGGTTATTGGGACGGACAGAAGCGCATGGTTTCGTAG
- a CDS encoding ABC transporter substrate-binding protein, which translates to MIKLTRRETLAGLLFAAGAKTASAAEETPGITSQDIKIGETVPFSGPASAYGVVGRAHEAFFSMINDRGGVNGRRIKLLCLDDAYSPPKTVEQTRKLVEQDEVAFIFGSLGTPTNLATRKYLNSKGVPSILLTAGATTLTDPAQYPWTMCWQPNYFDEAFTYAKRMLAEKPDAKIALMYANDDSGRDYATGFKAGLGDKIELLVGQATYDTSEPTVTSQLAKLKSSEATVFFFHATPKFGAQIIRGIYEIGWRPVTFVAQTASSVAGVIEPAGYEAAQGIMSSAYLKDASDPQWADDREMKDWRAWMATYQPQGDLNDYLNVYGYAQGWCLVKILERAGQDLTRKNIMASATSVDFQVPMLLPGVTLGTSKEDYRLIKKLRLMKFEGKRWVLLPD; encoded by the coding sequence ATGATTAAGCTGACGCGGCGAGAAACTCTTGCCGGCCTATTGTTTGCTGCGGGTGCAAAAACGGCCTCCGCGGCCGAGGAGACGCCAGGAATTACGTCGCAGGACATAAAGATCGGAGAAACGGTACCGTTCTCGGGACCCGCATCTGCCTACGGCGTCGTCGGTCGAGCGCATGAAGCATTCTTCTCGATGATCAACGATCGCGGAGGAGTTAACGGTCGCCGGATCAAGCTTCTGTGTCTCGACGACGCATATAGTCCACCCAAGACGGTCGAGCAAACCAGGAAGCTTGTTGAACAAGATGAGGTCGCCTTCATCTTCGGGAGCCTGGGAACACCGACCAATCTGGCGACACGCAAGTATCTGAACTCAAAGGGCGTGCCGAGCATACTTCTCACCGCAGGTGCGACCACCCTGACCGATCCTGCGCAGTATCCGTGGACGATGTGCTGGCAACCGAACTACTTTGATGAGGCGTTCACTTATGCCAAGCGGATGCTCGCGGAGAAGCCGGACGCCAAGATCGCATTGATGTATGCCAACGACGATTCCGGACGAGACTACGCAACGGGCTTCAAAGCCGGGCTTGGCGACAAAATCGAGCTTCTCGTCGGCCAAGCCACATACGACACATCAGAGCCGACCGTCACATCTCAACTGGCGAAATTGAAGTCTTCCGAGGCAACGGTGTTCTTTTTTCACGCAACACCGAAGTTTGGCGCCCAGATCATACGGGGCATTTATGAGATCGGTTGGCGGCCAGTCACGTTCGTCGCTCAAACTGCTAGCAGCGTTGCAGGAGTCATTGAACCCGCGGGCTACGAGGCTGCTCAAGGCATAATGAGCTCCGCGTATCTCAAGGACGCAAGCGATCCACAGTGGGCGGACGACCGAGAGATGAAGGACTGGCGCGCGTGGATGGCAACGTACCAGCCTCAAGGCGACTTGAACGACTATCTGAATGTCTATGGATACGCCCAGGGGTGGTGCCTGGTGAAAATACTTGAGCGGGCTGGACAGGACCTAACGCGCAAGAACATCATGGCCAGCGCGACGAGCGTTGATTTCCAAGTTCCCATGTTGCTTCCCGGAGTGACCCTTGGGACTAGCAAGGAAGATTATCGGTTGATCAAGAAACTTCGCTTGATGAAGTTCGAAGGTAAGCGATGGGTGTTGCTACCCGATTAG
- a CDS encoding LysR family transcriptional regulator, which yields MSIRQLRTLVAIADGGSFNAAAQRLYMTQSAVSMQMKALEGDMRTKLFDRTSRPPVLNANGWRLVDEARQIIERYDALRLLASAPATGLTGSLRLGVIPSVATHLLPQTLSKLRSDHSSLRIQVRSGLSPELAFKVEEKHLDLAIVTELERLDPAVVFEQISVEELKVVIHKDLARGSIADLLRAYPFVRFNPAMGVGRVIDATLRERRILVNDFMEFDSIETMVSIVKLKLGVAIIPVGLFSFAMADNVKSISFDPPVHRRIGVVARRGMIDSPTVRAVADAFKSFVKISRPPSRLRTKKKR from the coding sequence ATGAGTATCAGACAACTTCGAACGCTTGTGGCTATCGCTGACGGAGGCAGCTTCAATGCCGCCGCGCAACGGCTCTACATGACCCAGTCTGCCGTCAGCATGCAGATGAAGGCTCTCGAGGGCGATATGAGGACGAAGCTTTTCGACCGTACGAGCAGGCCTCCGGTGCTCAACGCCAACGGCTGGCGCCTGGTCGACGAAGCGCGGCAGATTATCGAGCGGTACGATGCCCTCCGGCTTCTCGCTTCAGCGCCAGCCACCGGCCTCACCGGATCCTTGCGGTTGGGGGTGATTCCATCGGTTGCGACGCACTTGCTTCCGCAAACCCTGTCAAAGTTGCGCAGTGATCACTCAAGCCTTCGCATTCAGGTGCGGAGCGGACTGTCGCCCGAGCTCGCATTCAAGGTTGAGGAAAAGCATCTGGATCTTGCCATCGTCACGGAGCTCGAAAGGCTGGATCCGGCCGTCGTTTTTGAACAAATATCCGTAGAGGAACTGAAAGTCGTCATACATAAGGACCTGGCGCGCGGCTCGATCGCCGACTTGCTACGAGCCTATCCGTTCGTTCGCTTCAATCCCGCAATGGGAGTTGGCCGCGTGATCGACGCCACCTTGCGCGAGCGACGTATCCTTGTGAACGACTTCATGGAATTCGACAGCATCGAAACCATGGTCAGCATAGTGAAGTTGAAGCTTGGAGTCGCCATCATTCCAGTCGGCTTGTTCTCGTTCGCAATGGCCGACAATGTCAAGTCGATATCATTCGACCCGCCCGTCCATCGGAGGATAGGCGTCGTGGCGCGCCGGGGAATGATCGATTCTCCAACGGTTCGGGCCGTAGCAGATGCATTCAAGTCCTTTGTGAAAATCTCTCGCCCTCCGTCTCGTTTGCGCACTAAGAAGAAACGCTAG
- a CDS encoding glucose 1-dehydrogenase, which translates to MAFTGKAALVTGGASGIGLACVQRLVGGGASVAVIDQRMTAELAELTAQEARVLQFEADVSDQEKLKSTIDQAIEKMGRLDVIINSAGVIARGNLEETSVEEWHRIIDIDLSSIFYSTKAAFVSLCRSGAGAIVNVASVAASRGGANPAYDAAKGGVVALTRQMAGEFAPRGVRVNSVSPGLTATGLNAELRKQGADSQWLQRIPLGRYADPQEVAAACVFLASDDASYVTGADLVVDGGLSAVIRPHHGYR; encoded by the coding sequence ATGGCGTTCACCGGGAAAGCAGCGCTTGTTACGGGAGGCGCTTCTGGCATTGGACTTGCGTGCGTTCAACGCCTGGTCGGTGGCGGCGCAAGTGTGGCTGTGATCGACCAACGGATGACGGCGGAGTTAGCAGAATTGACCGCGCAGGAAGCGCGGGTGCTGCAGTTCGAAGCTGACGTTTCAGACCAAGAGAAGCTGAAGTCGACGATCGACCAGGCGATCGAGAAAATGGGACGCTTGGACGTGATCATAAACAGTGCGGGTGTGATCGCACGTGGGAATCTCGAAGAGACTTCGGTGGAAGAGTGGCACCGGATCATCGACATCGATCTCTCGTCCATATTCTATTCCACCAAGGCCGCGTTTGTCAGCCTGTGCAGAAGCGGCGCTGGTGCGATCGTAAACGTCGCGTCGGTTGCGGCGTCGCGAGGCGGCGCAAATCCAGCATACGACGCAGCAAAGGGAGGAGTTGTGGCGCTAACACGCCAGATGGCTGGAGAGTTCGCGCCGCGTGGCGTTCGAGTAAACTCAGTCTCGCCTGGATTGACCGCGACTGGATTGAACGCCGAGCTTCGGAAGCAAGGCGCTGACAGCCAGTGGCTACAGAGAATTCCCCTCGGTCGTTATGCTGATCCTCAGGAGGTCGCTGCGGCGTGTGTCTTTCTGGCCTCTGATGATGCATCTTATGTCACTGGGGCCGATTTGGTTGTCGATGGCGGGCTTTCGGCGGTAATCCGGCCGCATCACGGGTACCGGTAG
- a CDS encoding acetyl-CoA carboxylase biotin carboxylase subunit, which produces MSTFQRIFIANRGEIAVRIIRACRALGIETVIGVSSADRDALGTRLADRAVCIGPASAGSSYLRADTIVTAAKLTACQALHPGYGFLSERASLQRLCAENDIVFIGPSAEAIEAMGDKLSAIALAERAGVPIIPGSRQLETLDAAHAAAQSIGWPCLIKASAGGGGRGMRVVRNQSDLPAAYDSAKVEAKSAFGDGTVYLERFIENAKHIEVQIIADTHGNVCHLFERDCSVQRRHQKLIEEAPAIALSSEMRDAMTAAAVQLARQCNYTNAGTVEFVYDMDKREFFFLEMNSRIQVEHPVTEMVTGIDLVQEQIRVAQGEPLSFRQADVQISGHAIECRINAEDVASGFRPSPGRITRWCPPSGEEIRVETHCTEGYAVPHCYDSMIAKLVVWGSDRSAAIRQASEALRSFDVGGISTTIAFDEAILRAQQFRAGAVTTRWVEALFLPTWISGEASGATK; this is translated from the coding sequence ATGAGCACATTTCAGCGAATCTTTATCGCCAACCGAGGCGAAATCGCGGTGCGGATCATCAGGGCTTGCCGCGCGCTCGGCATCGAAACGGTGATCGGAGTATCGTCGGCCGACCGCGACGCGCTTGGGACTCGTCTGGCCGACCGAGCGGTGTGCATTGGCCCCGCCAGCGCTGGAAGCAGCTATCTCCGTGCGGATACGATCGTGACAGCCGCAAAATTGACTGCGTGTCAGGCGCTGCACCCTGGATACGGATTCCTGTCCGAACGTGCATCGCTGCAACGCCTGTGCGCGGAGAATGACATCGTGTTCATCGGGCCGTCAGCAGAGGCTATTGAGGCGATGGGTGACAAGTTGAGCGCGATCGCGCTGGCGGAGAGGGCGGGTGTTCCGATCATCCCAGGTTCGAGACAGCTCGAAACGCTGGATGCGGCTCACGCGGCGGCCCAGTCGATTGGCTGGCCGTGCCTTATCAAGGCTAGCGCAGGCGGCGGAGGCCGCGGCATGAGAGTGGTACGCAACCAAAGCGATCTTCCTGCGGCATATGACAGCGCGAAAGTCGAAGCAAAGAGTGCCTTCGGCGATGGTACCGTATATCTTGAACGCTTCATCGAGAACGCAAAGCATATCGAGGTGCAAATCATCGCTGACACCCACGGCAATGTGTGCCACCTGTTCGAGCGCGATTGCAGCGTCCAGCGTCGACACCAAAAGCTGATCGAGGAGGCACCCGCAATCGCGCTCTCCAGCGAAATGCGAGATGCGATGACCGCCGCGGCCGTTCAACTCGCACGTCAGTGCAACTACACCAATGCCGGCACGGTCGAATTCGTGTATGACATGGACAAGAGGGAGTTCTTCTTCCTCGAGATGAATTCACGGATTCAGGTCGAACATCCGGTTACCGAGATGGTCACAGGCATCGACCTCGTGCAAGAGCAAATTCGCGTCGCGCAGGGCGAGCCCCTTTCATTCCGTCAAGCGGATGTGCAGATCAGCGGTCACGCCATCGAGTGCCGCATCAATGCAGAGGATGTCGCATCGGGGTTCCGGCCATCCCCAGGTCGCATAACCCGTTGGTGTCCCCCGTCAGGAGAAGAAATCCGCGTTGAGACGCACTGCACCGAGGGGTACGCGGTACCGCACTGCTACGATTCCATGATCGCCAAATTGGTTGTGTGGGGCAGCGATCGTTCGGCAGCCATAAGGCAAGCGTCCGAAGCCCTGCGCAGCTTCGATGTCGGCGGCATCTCGACGACCATAGCATTTGATGAGGCGATACTACGGGCGCAACAGTTTCGTGCAGGAGCTGTAACCACTCGCTGGGTGGAGGCGCTGTTCTTGCCAACGTGGATATCCGGCGAAGCGAGCGGAGCAACAAAATGA
- a CDS encoding biotin/lipoyl-containing protein has product MNNDLHEIRYSMTYRDAVRILELVKSSTELTSLSFECGDLKLAVERSSERAARAPAQKRGPDPVAPASPSAEASVPRARNSTSEVRAEDEQFVTIRAPLLGTFYCTSAPGEPPYVVVGQRISADDTIGLIEVMKLFTSVSAGVNGIVEEIVAVHGEMVEYDQPLVRVRPK; this is encoded by the coding sequence ATGAACAATGATCTTCACGAAATCCGGTACTCCATGACCTATCGGGATGCTGTTCGCATTTTAGAGCTGGTCAAGAGCTCAACTGAACTAACCTCATTGAGCTTCGAGTGCGGAGACCTGAAGCTGGCGGTGGAGCGTAGCTCCGAGCGGGCGGCGCGAGCGCCGGCACAGAAGCGTGGGCCAGATCCCGTGGCGCCGGCATCTCCATCAGCCGAAGCGAGTGTCCCACGGGCGAGGAATTCCACGTCAGAGGTGCGGGCGGAGGACGAGCAGTTCGTCACAATTCGCGCGCCTCTCCTCGGGACGTTCTACTGTACCTCGGCGCCAGGCGAGCCGCCTTATGTCGTCGTTGGTCAAAGGATCTCAGCCGACGACACGATTGGGCTGATTGAGGTGATGAAGTTGTTCACGTCTGTCAGTGCCGGCGTCAACGGCATCGTCGAGGAGATCGTGGCGGTGCACGGCGAAATGGTCGAGTACGACCAGCCTCTCGTGCGTGTCAGACCGAAGTAG
- a CDS encoding CoA transferase: MTKPLTGIRVVELGELIAGPFVGTLLADNGAEVIKIERPGRGDVLRQFGPILDGVSAFWQVNSRNKKSIVVDITREGGLVVLRDLIGKCEILVDSLRPGVLDQRGLSDDALRTLNPEIIIVHVSAFGRGGPKSKRGGYDPVAQGFCGLSYLTGERDGPPMRAGGAVPVCDFMTGLLGAFGAVLALQQRRSGLSQIPAVDVALYDLAFRMTAPLVSYFEASGKAWQRDGNHSLGGAPTGHFMTADEKWICLSVQNDEQFARCAELVGRPEWLSDPRFATLAGRTEHRIEIEAWVSKWIRRMDRAAALAAFEARALGVGPIQSIEDMASDDHLNVRGLMAVSDPVLGAVRMPRALPIAANKDDGQWPAPKLGEHTRHVLSNLLGYSDQTIADMIKDGRIAG; the protein is encoded by the coding sequence TTGACGAAACCGTTGACCGGAATCCGGGTCGTGGAGCTGGGTGAACTGATCGCTGGTCCGTTTGTGGGCACACTGCTCGCCGATAACGGCGCGGAGGTAATCAAGATCGAGCGCCCGGGGCGCGGAGACGTATTGCGCCAGTTTGGTCCGATCCTCGATGGTGTGAGCGCGTTCTGGCAGGTTAATAGCCGAAACAAGAAATCAATTGTCGTCGACATCACCCGCGAAGGGGGGCTTGTCGTACTGCGAGACTTGATTGGGAAGTGCGAGATCCTGGTCGACAGTTTAAGACCAGGGGTGCTGGATCAGCGCGGATTGAGCGATGACGCTCTTCGGACGCTGAACCCCGAGATCATCATCGTACACGTGTCTGCCTTTGGGAGGGGCGGGCCAAAGTCGAAACGAGGGGGCTACGACCCGGTTGCGCAAGGCTTTTGCGGCCTCAGCTATCTGACTGGAGAGCGCGACGGTCCGCCGATGCGCGCGGGCGGGGCGGTCCCTGTCTGTGACTTCATGACGGGACTTCTCGGGGCATTTGGCGCCGTGCTGGCACTCCAGCAACGGAGGTCCGGTCTGAGTCAGATACCCGCCGTCGACGTCGCGCTCTACGATTTGGCCTTCAGAATGACTGCCCCCCTTGTCTCGTACTTCGAGGCATCCGGAAAGGCCTGGCAGCGCGATGGAAATCACAGCCTTGGAGGTGCTCCTACCGGTCATTTCATGACCGCCGATGAAAAATGGATATGTCTTTCCGTTCAAAACGACGAGCAGTTCGCCCGCTGCGCTGAACTGGTCGGCCGTCCGGAATGGCTTTCAGATCCCCGTTTCGCAACGCTCGCAGGTAGGACCGAACACCGTATTGAGATCGAGGCATGGGTTTCGAAATGGATACGACGGATGGATCGGGCAGCGGCGCTGGCCGCTTTCGAAGCACGGGCGCTCGGCGTTGGACCAATCCAATCCATTGAGGATATGGCCAGCGACGACCATCTCAACGTCAGAGGGTTGATGGCCGTAAGCGATCCAGTTCTGGGCGCGGTTAGAATGCCCCGCGCTTTGCCTATCGCTGCGAACAAGGACGACGGGCAATGGCCAGCGCCAAAACTGGGCGAGCACACCCGCCACGTGCTCTCGAACCTCCTTGGATATTCGGACCAGACGATTGCCGACATGATCAAAGACGGCC